A single window of Coffea eugenioides isolate CCC68of chromosome 7, Ceug_1.0, whole genome shotgun sequence DNA harbors:
- the LOC113777302 gene encoding B3 domain-containing transcription factor VRN1-like translates to METNQRCNKRSYHQTLNHQAKKSPHFFKVVFSPVDQGIKIPTAFMRKYGDSLEKVVWLKVPNGASWPVDLLQTDAGTWLDKGWKDFAEYYSIEQCYFVVFRYDEKSLFNVIIFDLTASEIEYPLEATQDSGVILGNEDRLPRRRTTSPMRNSDEMEKASDDDSIEILEEIPAAACHAKQGGRSAQIGEEKASACINKENVEKLDANVNPSQRVTTKESFKTTLSTQSSNPKIKTVIDKDKFSSYQRAEAFTSENPFFIRFMQPSYVTSRCALNLRLSFALEHLTKDNHCNLDLRVSEGTKTWPVLCFLYTTNAKITHGWEKFVLDNNLVVGDVCVFELIRGSRTFIITIYRRN, encoded by the exons ATGGAAACCAACCAAAGATGCAACAAGAGATCATACCACCAGACCCTCAATCATCAGGCCAAGAAGTCTCCACATTTCTTCAAAGTTGTGTTTTCTCCTGTGGACCAAGGCATA AAAATTCCAACTGCATTTATGAGAAAATATGGAGATAGTTTGGAGAAGGTTGTGTGGTTGAAGGTTCCTAATGGAGCTTCATGGCCAGTAGACTTGCTTCAGACTGATGCCGGGACTTGGCTGGATAAAGGGTGGAAGGATTTTGCAGAGTATTATTCCATTGAGCAATGCTATTTCGTGGTGTTCAGATACGATGAGAAATCCCTCTTCAATGTTATAATATTCGATCTAACTGCTTCAGAAATTGAGTATCCTTTAGAAGCCACTCAGGACAGCGGAGTTATACTCGGTAATGAGGACCGGCTGCCAAGGAGGAGGACAACAAGCCCAATGCGGAATTCAGATGAAATGGAAAAAGCATCTGATGATGATTCCATTGAAATCTTGGAGGAGATTCCAGCTGCAGCATGCCATGCCAAACAGGGGGGAAGGTCAGCTCAGATTGGTGAAGAAAAAGCTTCTGCTTGCATAAACAAGGAGAATGTTGAAAAGTTGGATGCAAATGTCAATCCATCTCAGAGAGTCACCACAA AAGAAAGCTTTAAAACAACGCTCAGTACTCAGTCTTCCAATCCCAAAATTAAAACAGTGATTGACAAAGACAAGTTTTCGTCATACCAAAGAGCAGAGGCTTTCACATCTGAGAATCCCTTCTTCATTCGTTTCATGCAACCATCCTATGTTACTAGCAGATGCGCTTTG AACCTTCGACTGAGCTTTGCCTTGGAGCATCTGACCAAAGACAACCACTGCAATTTGGACCTTCGTGTCTCAGAGGGGACAAAAACATGGCCTGTCCTGTGTTTTCTTTATAcaacaaatgcaaaaattacaCATGGTTGGGAGAAGTTTGTGCTGGATAACAACCTAGTGGTTGGAGATGTTTGTGTATTCGAACTGATCAGGGGCTCTCGaactttcatcatcactataTACAGAAGAAATTGA
- the LOC113777304 gene encoding uncharacterized protein LOC113777304, whose product MDNPPHMLVAEFYSDTGWSIDKLKQWVLDHVIARIGQQWLFPELADDMVWIPSASRHFSVNSTWECLRQTRSSATLFRMIWNEILPLKVSFFAWRVLHNWLPLDATIRTRGVVLASCCHCCRQEEESLNHLFLQGPVASRVWEHFGRRFGILDVVRYSLSSVWMSWNRARFENLAFDAQQVIVMINSFVDQLGAAGILKAPPFKGDSDVPWAAWVGRRARRVECRAVSWQRPPLHHYKLNTDAIVYQGRASGGGLLCDTSGNLIFAFYKEFGEANVLMAESLSLLHGLLLCSEWHVQNLLVEVDSELLDSSSPIRHVFREGNGTSDKLAGLRLPNNSFFPSYLHLSVSVRTSLLLDSRGFPHVRLCTGL is encoded by the exons ATGGACAACCCTCCACACATGCTGGTGGCAGAGTTCTACTCGGACACGGGTTGGAGTATCGATAAGCTCAAGCAATGGGTCCTGGACCACGTTATTGCGCGGATTGGCCAGCAGTGGCTGTTCCCTGAGCTTGCGGATGACATGGTTTGGATCCCCTCTGCATCTAGGCATTTTTCTGTTAATTCTACTTGGGAATGTCTCCGGCAGACCAGGAGTTCCGCGACGTTATTTCGCatgatttggaatgaaattctGCCACTTAAAGTCTCTTTTTTCGCCTGGCGGGTGTTGCACAATTGGCTGCCGCTAGATGCTACTATCAGGACTAGGGGTGTAGTGCTGGCATCGTGTTGTCATTGTTGTCGCCAAGAGGAGGAATCGCTCAATCATCTGTTCCTTCAGGGACCAGTTGCGTCAAGGGTATGGGAGCACTTTGGACGCCGATTTGGCATCTTGGATGTGGTGCGTTACTCACTATCCTCGGTGTGGATGTCATG GAATCGAGCCCGGTTTGAGAATCTAGCTTTTGATGCCCAGCAGGTCATTGTCATGATTAATAGTTTTGTCGATCAGTTGGGGGCCGCTGGGATTCTTAAAGCCCCGCCCTTCAAGGGGGATAGCGACGTCCCGTGGGCTGCTTGGGTGGGTCGGAGAGCAAGGCGGGTTGAATGTCGAGCGGTGTCCTGGCAGCGCCCACCTCTGCATCACTATAAGCTGAATACAGATGCCATTGTGTACCAGGGGCGAGCGTCGGGTGGAGGACTCCTCTGCGACACGAGTGGGAACTTGATTTTTGCCTTCTATAAAGAATTTGGAGAGGCAAATGTTTTAATGGCTGAAAGTTTGTCATTGTTACATGGACTTTTGTTATGCTCGGAATGGCATGTCCAAAACTTGCTGGTGGAGGTAGACTCCGAGCTTTTGGACTCCTCTTCACCAATAAGGCATGTTTTTAGGGAAGGTAATGGTACATCAGACAAGTTGGCAGGCCTGCGACTGCCGAATAACTCTTTCTTTCCCTCCTATCTGCATCTTTCTGTGTCGGTTAGAACATCTCTACTTCTAGATAGCAGGGGGTTTCCGCATGTTCGTCTTTGCACGGGGCTGTAA